In Molothrus ater isolate BHLD 08-10-18 breed brown headed cowbird chromosome 22, BPBGC_Mater_1.1, whole genome shotgun sequence, the genomic window TTCACTGCTGCCCACAGGCTCATTTGTTTTCATAAATTGGCTGTTCAGGTGCAAATCTGCACTTAGGGCAAAATGTGGttcatttcctcctccttcgCCTGCTTTGAAATATGAAAGGTTCTGTATAGATTTGCTTCCTGCTGGGAATATTTGGCTCCTCAATTCCTCAGCAGGAAGGCTGGTTTGGAGCACCTCTGGCCATCAAAGGAGCTCACTTTCTCTGGGGATCTCCCATTTTTTGCATGGTCTGTTCCATTTCTTCAGGGCAGGTCGGATCTGCTGCTTCCTACCAGGATGTGCGTCAGGTTCCTCTCCACGGCCACTTCTGCTTTAAGGGGGTGTAATGGGACATTTGGTGGGGGTGtctgtgtgggcagagctgaGTCTGGGCTCACCATCAGGAGAGCGTGAGCCTCTCCCTCGCCCAGCTGAtccttccccctgctcctgcagattTACCACGGCAAGATAAAGACCAAGACCACGGAGCCCACCCTCATCTGGCACAACCCACGGGTGGAGTTCGTGGGCTCCACCACCAAGAAGGACAACAACATCTCCATCGTGCTGAACAGCGTGGAGTTCAGCGATGCTGGCAAGTACACCTGCCACGTCAAGAACCCCAAGGAGAGGAACGCCCAGCACAACGCCACCATCTTCCTCACCGTGGTCCATAAGAGTGAGTGCCGGCCAGGGCACTGTGGTGGCCCTGGGCTGGTGGCAATGCCCACACACGGTGACAGGCCCCATGGTTCATGGTTGTGGTGGGTGGCATCCCTGGAAGCCTTGTGGGGAGGGggttgtgggtttttggggtgggatgtgCAGCTGGGAGCGCCCCGCTCCCCTCCCGAGCCCCCTCAGCACCTTCTCTCCTGCAGTGGTGGAGACAGACAACACTGTGACCCTCATCATCGTGGGCGTGGTGGGGGGGCTCATCggcctcctcatcctcttcaTGCTCATCAAGAGGGTGGTGCTGTTCATCATCAAGAAGACGCAGGATGGGAAGTGAGTCAGGGGTGGGGTCGGGGTGAGGGGGCCGGGCTCAGGGGGCTCTCGGGGCTGTCGGGGCTGGGCTCGGGGGTCTCTCAGGGGGCTCTTGGGGCCAGACTCAGGGGGCTCTCAGGGCCAGACTCGGGGGTCTCTCAGGGCCAGGCTCGGGGGCCTCTCAGCTGCCCGTGCGCTCTCCCCATGCAGGAAGGAGTGTCTGGTGAGCTCGTCAGGGAACGACAACACCGAGAATGGCCTGGCCGGCTCCAAGGCGGAACAAAAAGCTCCACCAAAGGCATGAACGGAGCAGCAGCGCCCCGCGCCCGCCTCGCCCCGCCGCGGCAGCCCGGGCACGGGACCGGCCTtccccttttgttttctttccgAACTGCCAGCGCTTGAGACATGTTCCTATTACACACGTGCCTGCAACCTGCACTGCTTCTCCGACAAGGCTGCGGCTGCCGGGGGGACTGGGAGCTTCTCGCGGACTCGGactgggaggctgctgggtTGAGCACAGGCAAGAGGgtgccgggcagggcaggggcagggcagggtgggtgcCATGCCCAGGGCCGGGTGCTGGGCACCGGGGGCCCATTGGGTGCTGGCGGTGCTGAGCTGaggtggctgggagctgctgctgctgcatccagaAGGTTTCTGGAGCAGGGCAAGGATGCTCAGGGCCGGCCGTGCAGATGGTGTGGGGGGAAGCAGGGATGAAGCAGGGCCATGATAAGCACACTGGAGAACCAAATCAGCAACAGGGCCCCGGCTGTGCCTCGGTGCCTCCCTCCcacggcagggctggggaggtgcCCGTGTCCCAGGGCCATCCCTGGGGGCAGGGGCTTCTCCCCAGGCTGGgtgctgccccctcccctctctctggAGCTCGATGCTTTTGATGCCGGTGCCAAGGCTGAGCTCGTTGGGTGGATGTTTTTATACGAGATTCCAGGGGAAAGCAGCCAATCGTGTTTCCCTTTcaccatggcagggagggagcacagccgAGCCCAGGCCAGgggagccgggctggggctgtgccactgGCCCGCTGGGCAACCCTGGGCAAGTTGCTCTGCCTctccatgcctcagtttccccgtcTGTAAAATGGGGACAAAAATACTGCTCTACCTCACAGGGTGGGTGTGAGGTTTCCTTGACTATGAGGGGTGAGTGGACTCACAGGATGTGAGACACTAAGTGAGTGAGCTACTACATCTGAGTTTGacaatttcctttaaaatgtgatttgttCCCTATTTCTCCAATTTGTGGGCATCTGACAGTGAcactgcaggacaggcagctccCCTGGCTCCACAGTAAATTGGGATTCACAGCTGAGCCATGGCTCGCTGTGGGgtgccctggcagaggtgctgGAGTGGGAGCAGGTGAGGATTTGGTGGCCAAGGTGACAAGGAAAGGCTGGGTGCTACTTtctctggagatgctggagcacAGCGGGCTGGTCACCccaggctgggcctggggacacccatgGAGCAGGGCCGTGTGCTCAGGACAGGGGACAGGTACTGGCACCTGGCCCCAGGTACGTCCCTTGGCTGTTGATAAGACAGGCAAGTGGGAGTCAGGACCTGATCTTCTCCCTGAGGGTCTGTAGGACCCAATCTGTGCTTCAGTGTCCCCACCTGCACGCTGGGGACAGTCTGAGCTACCTCTGAGGAGGTGTGGGGTGCCCTGCCCggctctgccacagcccctgctggaaggtgccctgtgccaggtgtTGTGACGTGCCAGGTGTTGTGACACTGCCAGTGCCACCTGTG contains:
- the SCN4B gene encoding sodium channel subunit beta-4 isoform X2 produces the protein MPAGSPCTASAPARPPTGLHVLAIAFALEVSVGKTNTVTALNNSNVLLPCTFTTCIGFQDLVFKWYFNTTELIYHGKIKTKTTEPTLIWHNPRVEFVGSTTKKDNNISIVLNSVEFSDAGKYTCHVKNPKERNAQHNATIFLTVVHKMVETDNTVTLIIVGVVGGLIGLLILFMLIKRVVLFIIKKTQDGKKECLVSSSGNDNTENGLAGSKAEQKAPPKA
- the SCN4B gene encoding sodium channel subunit beta-4 isoform X1, with product MAPGSPAARRRAAPRLLAALLGLHVLAIAFALEVSVGKTNTVTALNNSNVLLPCTFTTCIGFQDLVFKWYFNTTELIYHGKIKTKTTEPTLIWHNPRVEFVGSTTKKDNNISIVLNSVEFSDAGKYTCHVKNPKERNAQHNATIFLTVVHKMVETDNTVTLIIVGVVGGLIGLLILFMLIKRVVLFIIKKTQDGKKECLVSSSGNDNTENGLAGSKAEQKAPPKA